DNA from Asterias amurensis chromosome 7, ASM3211899v1:
GCAGCCCATCCCCACGAAGCAGCGGCGTGCTCTGCTGCGCATCGCGGGAGTCAAGAAGGTCGACAACCTGGAGAAGATCGACTTGAAGAAGATACGCATTTCTCGAGAGAGCTGTGGGTGTGACTGCAGGGCATATTGTAACCCAGCAACGTGTGCTTGTGCAGCAGCTGGCATCAAGTGTCAAGTAGACAGGTTATCATTCCCTTGTGGCTGTACCAAGGAAGGATGCAGTAATCCTGTAGGCAGAGTAGAGTTCAATCCTGTCCGCGTCCGAACACATTTCATCCACACTATTATGAAACTAGACGGTGAGAGGAGTATGAACGGAGAGGGTCCGAGCGGTAGTGACAGTCTCGAGGAGGACGAGGCACATTTATTAAATCGGACTTCTGTGGACTACACCACGTCAGCATCTTGTACCAAGCCTTGCTGTGAAAACTCCTCGTCGTTAGGAGATAACATGGTGGTAGGGTACAACAATTCATTAAGTCAGGTCAACAACGGACAAGTGGATTGCACCTCCTCCGAAGTCAGTCACGTGTATCCTGTTCATAATCCGGAGTATGAGGTACCGGGCGGTCCCAACGTGGAGGCCAATATTCCAATTGAGGTCAAGCAACATCTGAATGTGCAAGACCTCATTCCACGTATGTTGCAGTACAACGACGGGGACGATACCTTAgtgcatcatcatcatcataatcatcatgTTGGTATGGAATGTAGCAGTGACGGTGTCCCAACTCTTCATACTTATTCGGCATCGGATGACAGCATTCTGACATCCACCTCGGAATCTAGCTCCAACGACAGCTATCAATATAATCAATGTGATGAGTTTACACTCAAAGAATCGGCAACGTTTGCAGAAATGAATAAGACCGTGTCTAGCTCTGTAGACTCTAGTTTCGCCGAGGGTCCTTGCGCTAAATTAACGACCTTGGACGAGGGCTCCGAGTTACCTCTGGGGTTGTCCATGGGAAGTAGCAACACATTCACAGATCTGAATTCTCATATTCCCACTTTTGCAGGTAGCTTTGGAAGTAGCGTGACGCCACACTCTTCCAGCTGTGTAACAAGTAGCCCCAGTAGTTATGGAAATGAGATTGGTATTGTTCCACAAGGCAGCCATTCAGATCTTTGTGGTTACGGCAAGGATGCAATATCCTCTAGCACGCCTGATTCAGTGCCATGCACAACCAGTAGTAGTTATACAATATTGAGTGCGTTGAATGCAATTGACCCCCTTGACGAGATGCACGAACACGAGACTGAGCTAGCCACCAGTAAGATCAGCTCCGTGTCTGTATCCGTGGGGGACGGTTTCAATCACGCCACAAATCACTCCGATTTTCACGAGTTGCAGAATTGCAGCGCCGAGGCCGTTGTGTCGGGCATGGTCACTGTGAATTGCCCCAATGTGAAGCTAACGCCACACGATAACGGGCACGATGAGCTCAACTGTTTTGAGTCCGTTAAAAGCATtgatgaacaaaacaaagatgAAAGCATTACATCCCCACATTTAATGTAAGTCATTTTTACGCCACCGTATTACGTAGATGGTAACCAGGCAAATATTGAAatactctatttattttttgttttcaacaatctCGCCGTATTGCATTTTGGAAAAAGCAACAAATGCACACCTCAGCTGGTGCTCTTGCCAACATCTACCTGAAATTCAACTTGTTAAGTCCAGGTACCATGGAATGTGACATGCTTTGTTCATTTTTATGGTGTAGTAGGCCtacttgaaaaagaaaaaaataatataccaACGAAAATTTGCCGTTAAGATTCTGTTACAGAAACCAAAGACATACTGGCCCACTCAGAAGTATGAAGTTTCTTGTTAATAAAAGGGGAAAAACAAGACTTTCATAGCCgtctttatttatattttattgatttttattgacCACCTCATATTGAGATTCATTGGAGAATGAAAGATGGATTTTAAGAGaagtaattattttcagtatttGATCAAATACTTGGACTAGCAGGACAGCCTcattgtataaaaaacaaacatttttgctTATTTATAAATGATCACAAAATATCAATTGATATCGGCTATGTTTGGACTCGCGTAAGATGTGTCAagtttgaaattttgaagaCTAACGTCGGCCTAAGGTCAACCTACAATTTTCTTGCGCCCGCAACAAACTGTCAGCAAAGCGCAGACAAAATATGCTCAGGTCAAAACAACTGAGAAATCAGGCGCCTGCGATTGGTTCCCGACTGTTTTagattgtcttaaaatcatcGCAGTTGCGCTCCGGTCGTAAATAATCACCGACTGAAAAGTTCCCTATGGTCTTAGCTCAGCGCCGATGATCAGCGCggactgttttttgttgactTAAGGTGGACCTGAGGCCGGCTAAAAAGGCATGTAGGCCTGTGAACTCATATTGTGtcaaatgtgatttttttttctctgttgtTCAACAATGTTTATGGTCATTTCGGTTGTCTGGTATAGTTTTGTGGGGTCATTTGATGTCATGTCACAGTCAAAGGTCATCATTATTTGATGATGTCTTGAAGATTTTGTATTGTGTTATTTGTGTCAACGATGGTAGATTCAAAATTTAAATTAGAGTAGCGACCAAACGTTATTATTCCACGGTACAACGATCATGTTATTGTGTTATTCATGTACAAGTGTGTGTGTACACTTCTAAAATAGTCGGCTAAAATTGTGTACATGTTTAGAGGGCGATAAATACTTTTGTAGCCAACATTGATGCCATATGTGTAAATAGTGTGTCAAATGCATGCTGTACAAAAACATGAAGCATGTTTATAATGTACACTGAGCCTTGTATACCATGCTGATACCATACTATATTCTAAACTATTTATTCTGTATAAATGAAGTTCTAAGCAGTTACGGTTTAacattataatttataaaaaaaactcaattatttataatttataaacaaCTCTTGCCATCAGCCCATACATTAATGTGGTATGAAACACAAACACCGCAACAAAATGTGctgcatatttaaaaaaaaaaaaaaaaaattcaaattgatATTCAAAGATTATTTAAACGAtttgaagtttttatttttgtctgaggGCCACACCGTTAGGTTCCTTTTtaacttatttataaataaatttcaGTTCAGTTTACAGGGTTATTCCTAAGATGGTTTTATCCCCCCAATCCAAAAAGATCTTTTTTTGTTTGAGCAGTGGCATTTGAAAGCGTTTTGGATTCATAAAAGACGAAATttaattatgaaataaattgCCCACCTTCTTTCAAAACAGTGGCGTTTCAAAGTCCTGCACATTTTCTTGTCCCATTTGACACGAATCAGGGTTGAAAACATCCTTGGGTTCTCTTTTGAATGCTGAAATAATGGCACAACCATGAACCATGTGTTGATTAATTTGCACCTAGGATAATAATACATTATGCCTACAGTATGCGAATTAGCAACTCATTTTTTGGGTAGACATAATTAAGACTAACCCTTGTTCATATTCTAAGTACTCCTTTCTTCAAAGATTACGTGCAATGTTCTGATTTTGAGAGAGCAAAAAAGTATATTATGGTTAACTACTTATAACATACATGCAACTTAAAATCATTGTTTTGAAATTAATGAGAACAATGCAGCTCACTATGTTAATGCTTTTCACTCGGTCACATTGGttattattgtaaataaaagGTAGAAGAATATGTGTCAGTTATAGTAGATTTGTCTGTTGGAACACTATTTATAAAGCCATGTTTTATCAGACATGGGGCCAGTTTCATAAAGAGCTACGattgaacttaaaggaacatgttgccttggatcggtcgagttggtctttgaaaagcatttgtaatcgtttgttgtaaaatgcatatggttaggaagatgttgtaaaagtagaatacaatgatccacacaaacatgccttgaaattcctcatcgactaacacggtcggccacttatgggagtcaaaattttgactcccataaatggccgaccgtgttggttcgcacagtaaaaggcaaaccttgcaattttgaggcaaacttgtgtggatcattgtattctacttttaaaacatctttctaaccatatgcattttattaaaaaatggttacaaacgctttttatagaccaactcgtccgacccaaggcaacgtgttcctttaactgcaaatcaattgtagttgcttagtaaagtgtgatgtcactatAGAAATCACTAAGGTgaactgacaactcatcttacgatgaatcttagtgctttgtgaaatcgagccatggcctaatttcaaagagctgcctTAATACAAAAGTTTGCCAACCACAACAAGTTATGCTCAtcccagaataaggttaccagccaaaatgctatGTCACATCTACCATCTGTAAATGGTAGCCTGCTCagttttgctcagcagaatatTGTTGGGGGCCAAATTCCATCTAGAGCTGCTTAATGTTATGCACACAAGTTTGCAAAGCACAAAATGTGCTTCctgagaaaatgtttaaaggatttgggtaccttttcaaaatgtccatagatttacattaaacttacagggtttgaagataatgatagtggaaagcttcccttcaattATTACTTACtggatgaggtgctgtagtttttgagaaatgagtaaaacaatgtcatgaaaatacgtttgtaaatgtttaaaataattttcgtctcatgagacgaaaattattttcatgacattgttttactcatttcccaaaaactacagcacctcagcacgtaatattttcaggaaagctttctacgatcattatcttcaaattgtgttagtttagtgtaaatctgtggacattgtgttttttgtcctacaaaagttacatacacccttaAAAGTACCACATCTGACCATTTGAAACTGGTTTTGTTTGCTTTACAGAAAACGGTTAAGCAGGAGGGTAGTGAGGTAGGGTAGTACGAGTACATGTTTACACTGCATCATAATAGTCACAACGGCCGAAACTAAATAATATGACTTGATAATTAATTGCATTGTAATAATGGTCACATTGGGATGAAGAATGAAGTTTTTGCTTTCcagtaattattttttaaacggGCAAAAGGTATCTCACCAGCAGTTTGTTGTCTTTAACATaactaattaaaggcagtggacactatttgtaattactcaaattaattgttagcataaaacctaacttggtgacatgtaatggggagaaggtgatagtataacacattgggagaaacggcacTCTCTGAAGGaacatagttttcgtgaaagaatacattttccattaatttgattttgagacctcagaataagattttgaggtctcgaaatcatgcatctgaaagcacacaacttcatgtgacaagggtgtgttttcttccattgttatctcgcaacttcaatgaccaattgagctcaattttcacaggtttgttattttgtgcatatgttgagatacaccaagtgagaagactggcctttgacaattaccaatagtgtccagtgtctgaaAGGACTCATGATCCTATAGAACTTTGCAACAACAGTATAATATACAAAATTGGGCCTTTGAGAAACACCCTTTAACATCATACCGATGTTGTGTGTGCAGATTTGTAATTAGTTTCCGCCTTTTTTTAAACtgacacaacaaaatgtatgtctAGTAGATGttcatattttttaaaactGTGGTGTTTCATTGCTGTTTTTTGTGAAGTGTGGTGTAAGTTTTTTATAGTTgtctgaagaaaaaacacctttatttgcatttgcaaaataataatttattcatttattcataaaATGTGTACAGAAAGCAGCTTTTTAGACAAATTTACATTTCTTTTATAGTGTTCTTATATGCTTTCTTTACACCATGTTTCCGTGAGTATCGGATATTATGACTGGTCAAAATGGGTCAAAGTTCATTCCTTGTGATCTTCTAAATGGGCACAGTTTTATGTACAAAATCTTTTGAAGACATTCTGCACCAGTGTTTCCTGCCACTACTGGAATGCAAATGGGCAATATTTTATAAAGCGTACGCTAGTAGTGTCTAGTAATGGCGAAACGAAGcaccgtgtacatgtacagggcGTCTTTACCTCAAATGGATTGGTGTGTAGAGTCAGTTGCCTGACTGTGTAAATTgtatggctttaaaggaaaggtacacttttggtaattactaaaaacaaatattgacttaaaaactgacttggtaacgagcattggagagctgttgatagtataaaacattgtgggaaacgactccctctgaagtaacatagtttttgagaaagaggtaatttctcactaaaataataaaagacttctagctagaagtcttttattcctatcagaaagcacacaaattcttccaacaagggtggttttttttttcattattttctcgcaacttcaatgacaaattgagcccaaattttcacacgcttgttattttatagttatgatgggataaaccaagtgagaacactggtctttgacgattaccaaacgtgtaccttccctttaaaacaaggAGTTACAACTGGCACAACTTTGTTTCTAAAAATATGAACATTCTTACATTATAACGAAACTAAAGaaagttttcttttttcaaatggTAGGAATAGGCACATGTGTTCTATGGAAGTGTGTTACTCTCCACAGTAGCTTATAATATTTACTTCTTTTCTATTTGTTTAACTGTTGTTTGTGAGTATTCTGACCAAACAATTGTGATCAGCGCCcgattttcataaagctgtttatcagaaaatactgctaaaaaacatgtctttgctaagcaaaaagtgAGTGtggaaccagtcacaacaatgtaaactttatataattttggctggtaacctgtttctgcttagcgattttttgtgcttacaggctttatgaaattgggcccagaccacaacagttaacaaagaaaaaaccaccacaGTGAGGGCATAGTTTGACATTCCAAGTTGGATATTTCGTTTATGCACAAAgaaatcaggcatgcaacttttccttggatcagctgatttcctcttttttaatctcagttttaccattcaaaatttaaaaaaaatactatacaaaatcattgacattttgtattttcctcttttttggtgaagttacagttgcatgcctgagaaatggttacgttaatttaaaacattta
Protein-coding regions in this window:
- the LOC139939505 gene encoding uncharacterized protein; this translates as MASTSSSVSTTNKRKRSPSPCPSEESSPSSPEAGGSGGSCSNSHDLNAEVVVKGNTRGILGPTRKKRKRVSFDGVTVYYFRRSQGFTSVPSQGGSTLGMLPRHELKKKFSLCDYSTEQERIHRIILKRQLIEKRQQQLLERGAQELTSEDVSEEEIEDELNSINISDYYFLQPIPTKQRRALLRIAGVKKVDNLEKIDLKKIRISRESCGCDCRAYCNPATCACAAAGIKCQVDRLSFPCGCTKEGCSNPVGRVEFNPVRVRTHFIHTIMKLDGERSMNGEGPSGSDSLEEDEAHLLNRTSVDYTTSASCTKPCCENSSSLGDNMVVGYNNSLSQVNNGQVDCTSSEVSHVYPVHNPEYEVPGGPNVEANIPIEVKQHLNVQDLIPRMLQYNDGDDTLVHHHHHNHHVGMECSSDGVPTLHTYSASDDSILTSTSESSSNDSYQYNQCDEFTLKESATFAEMNKTVSSSVDSSFAEGPCAKLTTLDEGSELPLGLSMGSSNTFTDLNSHIPTFAGSFGSSVTPHSSSCVTSSPSSYGNEIGIVPQGSHSDLCGYGKDAISSSTPDSVPCTTSSSYTILSALNAIDPLDEMHEHETELATSKISSVSVSVGDGFNHATNHSDFHELQNCSAEAVVSGMVTVNCPNVKLTPHDNGHDELNCFESVKSIDEQNKDESITSPHLM